The following are encoded in a window of Streptomyces sp. 11x1 genomic DNA:
- the paaC gene encoding 1,2-phenylacetyl-CoA epoxidase subunit PaaC has translation MSEEHVYLTLAEGHEDDTRWAYGTGFEDPLHGVDTTVPGGIDPGELAAVCVALADDALVSAQRLAEWTTRAPELEEEVALANIGLDLLGQARLLYSRAGQVDGTGRGEDAYAYFRDAGDFRNVRLAELPCGDFAFSIVRLLVLSSWRLAHFERLVTHPDPVLAAIAAKGVKELSYHRQYAAEWAVRLGDGTAESHRRIRKAMEQVAPYLGELFTACDVQDEVGAVLKQVTEAAGVPMPVYRPLSGAGRAGDHTEHLAPLLAELQSVARAHPDATW, from the coding sequence ATGAGTGAGGAGCACGTCTACCTGACCCTGGCCGAGGGACACGAGGACGACACCCGCTGGGCGTACGGCACCGGCTTCGAGGACCCCCTGCACGGTGTGGACACCACGGTGCCCGGCGGCATCGACCCCGGTGAACTGGCGGCCGTCTGTGTGGCGTTGGCGGACGACGCCCTCGTCAGTGCTCAGCGGCTTGCCGAGTGGACCACCCGTGCGCCCGAGCTGGAGGAGGAGGTGGCGCTGGCGAACATCGGGCTCGACCTGCTCGGCCAGGCCCGTCTGCTGTACTCCCGTGCCGGGCAGGTCGACGGCACCGGGCGTGGTGAGGACGCCTACGCCTACTTCCGTGACGCCGGCGACTTCCGCAACGTACGCCTGGCTGAACTGCCCTGCGGGGACTTCGCGTTCTCCATCGTCCGGTTGCTCGTTCTGTCGAGCTGGCGCCTTGCGCACTTCGAGCGGCTGGTCACGCACCCGGACCCGGTCCTCGCAGCGATCGCGGCGAAGGGCGTCAAGGAGCTGAGCTACCACCGGCAGTACGCCGCCGAATGGGCCGTACGCCTCGGCGACGGCACGGCGGAGTCGCACCGGCGGATCCGCAAGGCCATGGAACAAGTGGCCCCGTACCTCGGTGAGTTGTTCACCGCATGCGACGTCCAGGACGAGGTCGGAGCGGTGCTGAAGCAGGTCACCGAGGCGGCCGGAGTGCCGATGCCGGTGTACCGGCCACTGTCGGGCGCGGGCCGCGCCGGTGACCACACGGAGCATCTGGCGCCGCTGCTGGCCGAGTTGCAGAGCGTGGCCCGCGCCCACCCGGACGCGACATGGTGA
- the paaB gene encoding 1,2-phenylacetyl-CoA epoxidase subunit PaaB has protein sequence MTGTNKGDWPLYEVFVRGKRGLNHVHVGSLHAADDRMALTHARDLYTRRNEGVSVWVVRSEYIAASTRDEKDPFFEPSADKVYRHPTFYDIPDDVPHI, from the coding sequence ATGACCGGCACGAACAAGGGCGACTGGCCGCTGTACGAGGTGTTCGTGCGTGGCAAGCGCGGTCTGAACCACGTCCATGTGGGCTCGTTGCATGCCGCCGACGACCGTATGGCGCTCACGCACGCCCGTGACCTGTACACCCGCCGCAACGAGGGCGTGTCGGTCTGGGTCGTGCGCAGCGAGTACATCGCCGCTTCCACCCGTGACGAGAAGGACCCCTTCTTCGAGCCGAGCGCCGACAAGGTGTACCGCCATCCCACGTTCTACGACATCCCCGACGACGTCCCGCACATCTGA
- a CDS encoding TetR/AcrR family transcriptional regulator C-terminal domain-containing protein — MGRPRTPLLDRERITTTALELLDAQGEFSVPQIARRLGVQTGSVYHHVDGRDGIVELLRERVAEGIDISALDLQPWDAALAAWARSYRAAFAAHPRAIPLLMTSPVRAPRVLEQYERAVGLLLDASFPLPDVMPVLVALENVVLGSAMDLAAPVAMWEITDESATPRLARALDAAGEGRADAAFELALDGFLAHARRRLGTHAQV, encoded by the coding sequence ATGGGACGGCCGCGCACCCCCCTGCTCGACAGGGAGCGCATCACCACCACCGCGCTGGAACTGCTCGACGCGCAGGGCGAGTTCAGCGTTCCGCAGATCGCACGGCGGCTCGGGGTGCAGACCGGCTCGGTGTACCACCACGTGGACGGCCGGGACGGCATCGTCGAGCTGCTGCGGGAGCGAGTGGCGGAGGGCATCGACATCTCGGCCCTCGATCTGCAGCCGTGGGACGCTGCCCTCGCCGCGTGGGCCCGCTCCTACCGCGCCGCCTTCGCGGCCCACCCGCGGGCGATCCCGCTGCTGATGACCTCCCCGGTGCGGGCCCCACGCGTCCTCGAACAGTACGAGCGGGCCGTCGGCCTGCTGCTCGACGCGAGCTTCCCGCTGCCGGACGTGATGCCGGTGCTGGTCGCCCTGGAGAACGTCGTCCTCGGCTCGGCGATGGACCTCGCCGCCCCCGTGGCCATGTGGGAGATCACCGACGAGTCGGCGACCCCGCGCCTGGCCCGGGCGCTGGACGCGGCGGGTGAGGGGCGCGCGGACGCCGCCTTCGAGCTGGCCCTCGACGGCTTCCTCGCGCACGCGCGGCGCAGGCTGGGGACGCACGCCCAGGTCTAG
- a CDS encoding amidohydrolase → MPTADLVVTGARVRTLDPARPRATAVAVRDGLIVAVGEEADVRDWRGPGTEVVDLGGGRLVPGLVDSHSHPVWGLDMATGIDLTAVTDLDGLRAALASGERVDGWVIGYGLDHNVFAGRPVDRALVEDVLDGAPAFLRLYDGHSALVSEATLKVAGITGPRAFAQRSHLAVDADGRLTGHLVEHAAMALVEPFMPKPSYVERRDRLRELLRAMAATGLTGAHVMDLGDLDLVGALAEESPLPLRLRFAPWCMPGADADDLAELVALQSRGGRHWRVGGVKFFMDGTVEGGTAWLDHPDCHGQGTDAFWPDPAAYSAAVRELHRAGVRTATHAIGDAAVRHVLDTVVSLGPGGRLAHRIEHIESVPDELVGRFAEVGVIASMQPPHTDYTRADLSDEWSLRLGEERAARAWRLRDLRNAGAIVALGSDWPIAHYDARAVLATARAPKGAASSGAGLTGLQALEGCTRHAAVAAGEGDVAGRVGPGLRADLTAFGVDPVEAPADEVADAPVLLTVTGGHVVHRGL, encoded by the coding sequence ATGCCCACCGCCGACCTCGTCGTCACCGGCGCCCGTGTCCGCACCCTCGACCCCGCCCGACCCCGGGCCACGGCGGTCGCCGTACGCGACGGTCTGATCGTCGCCGTCGGTGAGGAGGCGGACGTACGGGACTGGCGCGGACCCGGCACGGAAGTGGTGGACCTGGGCGGCGGCCGACTGGTGCCCGGCCTGGTGGACAGCCACAGCCACCCCGTGTGGGGCCTGGACATGGCCACCGGCATCGACCTCACGGCCGTGACGGACCTCGATGGCCTGCGGGCCGCGCTCGCCTCCGGCGAACGCGTCGACGGCTGGGTCATCGGCTACGGCCTCGACCACAACGTCTTCGCCGGCCGGCCCGTCGACCGCGCCCTCGTCGAGGACGTCCTCGATGGTGCTCCCGCCTTCCTGCGCCTCTACGACGGCCACTCTGCGCTCGTCAGCGAGGCCACGCTCAAAGTCGCCGGCATCACCGGTCCGCGCGCCTTCGCACAGAGGTCCCACCTCGCCGTCGACGCCGACGGACGACTCACCGGACACCTCGTCGAGCATGCCGCGATGGCGCTCGTCGAGCCCTTCATGCCGAAGCCGTCCTACGTCGAACGCCGCGACCGGCTGCGCGAGTTGCTCCGCGCGATGGCGGCCACCGGTCTCACCGGCGCCCATGTCATGGACCTCGGCGACCTGGACCTGGTGGGCGCGCTCGCCGAGGAGTCGCCGCTGCCGCTGCGGCTGCGCTTCGCCCCCTGGTGCATGCCCGGCGCCGACGCGGACGACCTCGCCGAACTCGTCGCGCTCCAGAGCCGGGGCGGACGGCACTGGAGGGTCGGCGGGGTGAAGTTCTTCATGGACGGCACCGTCGAGGGCGGTACCGCGTGGCTCGACCACCCCGACTGCCACGGCCAGGGCACCGACGCGTTCTGGCCCGACCCGGCGGCGTACAGCGCCGCCGTACGAGAGCTGCACCGCGCCGGGGTGCGTACGGCGACACACGCGATCGGGGACGCCGCCGTACGTCATGTCCTCGACACCGTCGTCTCGTTGGGCCCCGGCGGACGGCTCGCGCACCGGATCGAGCACATCGAGTCCGTGCCGGACGAGCTCGTCGGGCGGTTCGCCGAGGTGGGGGTCATCGCCTCGATGCAGCCGCCGCACACGGACTACACGCGGGCCGATCTGTCCGACGAGTGGTCGCTGCGGCTGGGGGAGGAGCGTGCCGCGCGGGCCTGGCGCCTGCGTGACCTGCGGAACGCGGGCGCGATCGTCGCGCTCGGGTCGGACTGGCCCATCGCCCACTACGACGCGCGGGCCGTACTGGCGACGGCGAGGGCGCCGAAGGGAGCGGCGTCCTCAGGGGCGGGGCTCACGGGGCTGCAGGCGCTGGAGGGGTGCACGCGTCACGCGGCTGTGGCCGCGGGCGAAGGCGATGTCGCCGGTCGGGTCGGTCCGGGGCTGCGGGCCGATCTGACGGCCTTCGGAGTCGACCCTGTGGAGGCACCCGCGGACGAGGTCGCCGACGCGCCCGTGCTCCTCACGGTGACCGGAGGGCATGTGGTGCATCGGGGGCTCTGA
- the paaA gene encoding 1,2-phenylacetyl-CoA epoxidase subunit PaaA, whose product MTTTDSAGAPSRDAEDALQQHFEATIARDQRIEPRDWMPEGYRRTLVRQIAQHAHSEIIGMQPEGEWITRAPSLRRKAILFAKVQDEAGHGLYLYSAAETLGADRADLTQRLIEGRQKYSSIFNYPTVSFADVGVIGWFVDGAAICNQVPLCRSSYGPYARAMVRICKEESFHQRQGYELLLTMMRGTGGQRAMVQDAVDRWWWPSLMMFGPPDDASPNSAQSMAWKIKRHSNDELRQRFVDMTVPQAEKLGVTLPDPDLKWNAERGHHDFGTPDWDELMRVIKGDGPCNDRRMERRRTAHEEGAWVREAATAHAAKQSERARKGTAA is encoded by the coding sequence ATGACGACGACAGACTCCGCGGGGGCGCCGTCCCGGGACGCAGAGGACGCCCTCCAGCAGCATTTCGAGGCGACGATCGCGCGGGACCAGCGGATCGAGCCGCGTGACTGGATGCCGGAGGGGTATCGCCGGACGTTGGTGCGGCAGATCGCGCAGCATGCGCATTCGGAGATCATCGGCATGCAGCCGGAGGGGGAGTGGATCACGCGTGCGCCGTCGCTGCGCCGCAAGGCGATCCTCTTCGCCAAGGTGCAGGACGAGGCGGGGCACGGGTTGTATCTGTACTCGGCGGCGGAGACGCTGGGTGCGGATCGTGCGGATCTCACGCAGCGGCTGATCGAGGGGCGTCAGAAGTACTCGTCGATCTTCAATTACCCGACGGTGAGCTTCGCCGACGTGGGGGTGATCGGGTGGTTCGTGGACGGTGCGGCGATCTGCAACCAGGTGCCGCTGTGCCGGAGTTCGTACGGGCCGTACGCGCGGGCGATGGTGCGGATCTGCAAGGAGGAGTCGTTCCACCAGCGGCAGGGCTATGAGCTGTTGCTGACGATGATGCGTGGTACCGGCGGGCAGCGGGCGATGGTGCAGGACGCGGTGGACCGTTGGTGGTGGCCGTCGCTGATGATGTTCGGTCCACCCGATGACGCCTCGCCGAACTCGGCGCAGTCGATGGCGTGGAAGATCAAGCGGCACTCCAACGACGAGTTGAGGCAGCGGTTCGTGGACATGACGGTCCCGCAGGCGGAGAAGCTCGGTGTCACCCTTCCCGACCCGGACCTGAAGTGGAACGCCGAGCGTGGCCACCACGACTTCGGCACCCCCGACTGGGACGAGCTGATGCGGGTCATCAAGGGCGACGGCCCCTGCAACGACCGGCGGATGGAGCGGCGGCGGACCGCCCACGAGGAAGGCGCCTGGGTGCGTGAGGCGGCCACCGCCCACGCGGCGAAGCAGAGCGAGCGAGCCCGGAAGGGGACGGCGGCATGA
- a CDS encoding MFS transporter: MRTRVRRDAKSPAAVDGTAHRYENRLLLILFLAFGFVFFDRQALSFLAPFISKEIHLSNTELGTLSGVLALTWALSGMVAGRLSDNLGRRKPILIAAVVLFSCFSAAGGLMTGFLGLLVARALMGVAEGPYCPWRSR; this comes from the coding sequence ATCCGTACCCGTGTCCGGCGCGACGCGAAATCGCCCGCGGCCGTCGACGGCACAGCACACCGCTATGAGAACCGGCTGCTGCTGATCCTCTTCCTGGCCTTCGGATTCGTCTTCTTCGACCGCCAGGCACTGTCTTTCCTTGCCCCCTTCATCAGCAAGGAAATCCATCTGTCCAACACCGAGCTGGGCACGCTGTCCGGAGTGCTGGCACTCACCTGGGCGCTGTCCGGGATGGTTGCCGGCCGTCTCTCGGACAACCTCGGCAGACGCAAACCCATTCTGATCGCCGCGGTGGTCCTCTTCTCCTGTTTCTCCGCGGCGGGCGGGCTGATGACCGGCTTCCTCGGTCTGCTCGTCGCCCGGGCCCTGATGGGCGTGGCGGAGGGGCCGTACTGCCCCTGGCGCAGTCGCTGA
- the paaD gene encoding 1,2-phenylacetyl-CoA epoxidase subunit PaaD → MVTTLTDAARRARHIAEQVPDPELPMLTLADLGVLREVRLTADGTVVASLTPTYSGCPAMAEMRADVAARLRAAGYERVEIRTVLNPPWTTDWITDTGRRKLTEHGIAPPGAAPRGPVPLQLSPTRRSVACPRCGSADTQETSRFAATSCKSLWRCHSCREPFEHVKEI, encoded by the coding sequence ATGGTGACCACCCTGACCGACGCCGCGCGCCGCGCCCGGCACATCGCCGAGCAGGTGCCGGACCCCGAGCTGCCGATGCTGACCCTGGCTGACCTGGGTGTCCTGCGCGAGGTGCGGCTGACGGCCGACGGCACGGTCGTCGCGAGCCTGACCCCGACGTACTCCGGCTGTCCGGCCATGGCCGAGATGCGCGCCGACGTGGCGGCGCGGCTGCGCGCCGCCGGCTACGAACGCGTCGAGATCCGCACGGTGTTGAACCCCCCGTGGACCACCGACTGGATCACCGACACCGGCCGCCGCAAGCTGACGGAACACGGCATCGCCCCGCCCGGCGCGGCACCCCGGGGCCCGGTCCCCCTCCAGCTGTCCCCCACCCGGCGGTCCGTGGCCTGCCCCCGCTGCGGCTCGGCCGACACGCAGGAGACCTCCCGCTTCGCCGCCACGTCCTGCAAGTCCCTGTGGCGCTGCCACAGCTGCCGCGAGCCGTTCGAGCACGTCAAGGAGATCTGA
- a CDS encoding TerD family protein, with protein MAQSLESLVVRHTHRLPTPKGSPGDGTAAARQFDAALMDVGFKLSAELLERLSGLSEAAVLYTARQTLRTVREMVGDHVRHNSYFIDFPRNVPSTEEFWTRCVAHALGDKKAREGVLAQLAGGVLDLLSLPTYGRYQHTYEEMLAAQDELIASAGDRITVLHPGRDLDSELTDLYLALAGSTTPLGEDDLRDLELLAERCALGPQPERIPVRENRAVVNEARLAVGADLLLDTVTDVLRLACALSDGDVTLQEPTRFRPFSRPVRRALLAGLDAVIAANPARLADVHTHREPFKRLGERLHPHEYPRWPHAADVFAVARGEKEARSFDSRVEKLLDEFDVAGAAALLKSAPGKLFRALDLLLRVAADQEERDAVLAAAVEVAPEISGRVVLSVREHLHNRERESDAPRVFVNRRGRAWVCPDDRPPVPAADRDRLIAALDTELRRRLPAPGRLLVDPDVLAVALPLSGRATAAGLGVLPRGSVSEVSGGRLRFFVYWKQAEHRTDYDLSALLLHDDYSTDSWLSYTSLTSVGGRHSGDVTEAPEGASEFIELALDRVRSTFVVPQVNIYAGEGFEEVEESFFGFMVRDREQKGRPFEPRTVRMKSELRGVGRVALPLVFRRGEDGRWRAKWLHLYLKGISSANRVEENQASVSKLVRAVVEREQLTVGYLIDLMTREDTVMDLWDGSAPDEPVTYIGLERPEGLHPDSRVITLENLRDLIPG; from the coding sequence ATGGCGCAGAGTCTCGAATCGCTGGTCGTCCGGCACACCCACCGCCTGCCCACCCCCAAGGGGTCCCCCGGTGACGGGACCGCCGCGGCGCGGCAGTTCGACGCGGCGTTGATGGACGTGGGCTTCAAGCTCTCGGCGGAGCTGCTGGAGAGGCTGTCGGGGCTGTCCGAGGCGGCGGTCCTGTACACCGCCCGGCAGACCCTGCGCACGGTGCGCGAGATGGTGGGCGACCACGTCCGGCACAACTCCTACTTCATCGACTTCCCCAGGAACGTCCCGAGCACCGAGGAGTTCTGGACGCGGTGCGTGGCGCACGCCCTCGGCGACAAGAAGGCACGCGAGGGCGTGCTGGCCCAGCTGGCGGGCGGGGTGCTGGACCTGCTCAGCCTCCCCACGTACGGCCGCTACCAGCACACCTACGAGGAGATGCTCGCGGCGCAGGACGAGCTGATCGCCTCGGCCGGTGACCGGATCACCGTGCTGCACCCCGGCCGGGACCTGGACTCCGAACTCACCGACCTGTACCTGGCTCTGGCGGGCAGCACGACCCCGCTGGGCGAGGACGACCTGCGCGACCTCGAGCTCCTCGCCGAGCGGTGCGCCCTCGGCCCCCAGCCGGAGCGGATCCCGGTGCGGGAGAACCGGGCGGTGGTCAACGAGGCACGGCTCGCCGTGGGCGCGGACCTCCTGCTCGACACCGTCACCGATGTGCTGCGGCTGGCCTGCGCGCTGTCGGACGGCGACGTGACGCTCCAGGAGCCGACCCGGTTCCGGCCCTTCTCCCGGCCGGTGCGGCGGGCGCTGCTCGCGGGCCTCGACGCCGTGATCGCGGCGAACCCGGCCAGGCTGGCCGATGTGCACACGCACCGGGAGCCGTTCAAGCGGCTCGGCGAACGCCTCCACCCGCACGAGTACCCCCGCTGGCCCCACGCCGCCGACGTGTTCGCCGTCGCCCGGGGTGAGAAGGAGGCGCGCTCCTTCGACAGCCGGGTCGAGAAGCTGCTCGACGAGTTCGACGTCGCCGGGGCGGCGGCGCTGCTGAAGTCCGCTCCGGGCAAGCTGTTCCGCGCCCTGGACCTCCTGCTGCGCGTCGCCGCCGACCAGGAGGAGCGCGACGCGGTCCTGGCCGCGGCGGTCGAGGTCGCGCCCGAGATCTCCGGCCGGGTCGTCCTGTCGGTCCGCGAGCACCTCCACAACCGGGAGCGGGAGAGCGACGCGCCCCGGGTCTTCGTCAACCGCCGGGGCCGCGCCTGGGTCTGCCCCGACGACCGGCCGCCCGTTCCGGCCGCCGACCGGGACCGGCTGATCGCCGCGCTCGACACCGAACTGCGGCGCCGGCTCCCGGCGCCCGGGCGGCTGCTGGTCGACCCCGACGTCCTGGCCGTGGCGCTGCCGCTCAGCGGCCGGGCGACGGCGGCCGGGCTCGGCGTGCTGCCGCGCGGTTCGGTCTCGGAGGTCTCCGGCGGGCGGCTGCGGTTCTTCGTGTACTGGAAGCAGGCCGAGCACCGCACCGACTACGACCTGTCGGCGCTGCTCCTGCACGACGACTACAGCACCGACTCCTGGCTGTCGTACACGTCCCTCACGTCCGTCGGAGGCCGGCACTCGGGCGATGTCACCGAGGCGCCCGAGGGGGCCTCGGAGTTCATCGAGCTGGCCCTGGACCGGGTGCGCAGCACGTTCGTCGTCCCGCAGGTCAACATCTACGCGGGCGAGGGCTTCGAGGAGGTCGAGGAGTCGTTCTTCGGGTTCATGGTGCGCGACCGCGAGCAGAAGGGCCGGCCGTTCGAGCCGCGCACGGTCCGGATGAAGTCGGAACTGCGCGGGGTCGGCCGGGTGGCGCTGCCGCTGGTGTTCCGGCGCGGGGAGGACGGCCGGTGGCGCGCGAAGTGGCTGCACCTGTATCTCAAGGGCATTTCGTCGGCCAACCGGGTCGAGGAGAACCAGGCGTCGGTGTCGAAACTGGTGCGTGCCGTCGTGGAGCGCGAACAGCTGACGGTGGGGTACCTGATCGACCTGATGACCCGTGAGGACACGGTCATGGACCTGTGGGACGGCTCGGCGCCGGACGAGCCCGTGACGTACATCGGTCTGGAACGGCCCGAGGGGCTGCACCCGGACTCCCGGGTCATCACCCTCGAAAATCTGCGCGACCTGATCCCGGGCTGA
- the paaE gene encoding 1,2-phenylacetyl-CoA epoxidase subunit PaaE — MKGLEKEPTRGLLDAPTLQNGAGRPRVRRRPAFHSLRVAAVQPLCEDAVTVGFEVPAELAEEFAFAPGQSLTLRREIDGRDERRSYSICSPAGTTPRIGVRVVPGGLFSSWLVNDVRPGDTVEVMAPTGFFTPDLTTPGHHVLIAAGSGITPMVSIAESVLAADPRSTVTLFYGNRRTGTVMFADELADLKDLYPARFQLAHVLSREPREAEVLSGRLDADRLSALIDSLVDVDTADHWWLCGPHGMVRDAQRVLDGLGVPADRVHQELFYADDEPVRETRHEEAAAEGPVSEVTVVLDGRTTTAALPRERSVLDGAQRTRPDLPFACKGGVCGTCRALVTDGRAEMRRNFALEPAEVEAGYVLTCQSYAVTDRLTVDFDT; from the coding sequence ATGAAAGGCCTCGAGAAGGAGCCGACGAGAGGCCTCCTGGACGCGCCGACCTTGCAGAACGGTGCGGGACGCCCCAGGGTCCGCCGACGGCCGGCCTTCCACAGTCTGCGGGTCGCCGCCGTACAGCCGCTCTGCGAGGACGCCGTCACCGTCGGGTTCGAGGTTCCGGCGGAGCTGGCGGAGGAGTTCGCGTTCGCGCCGGGACAGTCGCTGACGCTGCGGCGCGAGATCGATGGGCGCGACGAGCGGCGGTCGTACTCGATCTGCTCCCCGGCCGGGACGACACCGCGCATCGGTGTACGGGTCGTGCCGGGCGGACTGTTCTCGTCATGGCTGGTCAACGACGTACGGCCCGGCGACACCGTCGAGGTCATGGCCCCCACCGGCTTCTTCACCCCGGACCTCACCACCCCCGGCCACCATGTGCTCATCGCGGCCGGCTCCGGCATCACCCCCATGGTCTCCATCGCCGAGTCCGTGCTCGCCGCCGACCCCCGCTCCACCGTGACCCTCTTCTACGGCAACCGCCGTACGGGCACGGTGATGTTCGCCGACGAACTGGCCGACCTCAAGGACCTGTACCCGGCGCGCTTCCAGCTCGCCCACGTCCTCTCCCGCGAGCCCCGCGAGGCCGAGGTGCTCTCCGGCCGCCTGGACGCCGACCGGCTCTCGGCGCTGATCGACTCCCTGGTCGACGTCGACACGGCGGACCATTGGTGGCTGTGCGGGCCGCACGGCATGGTCCGCGACGCCCAGCGGGTCCTGGACGGACTCGGCGTCCCTGCCGACCGCGTTCACCAGGAGCTGTTCTACGCCGACGACGAACCGGTCCGCGAGACGCGGCACGAGGAGGCTGCCGCCGAGGGGCCCGTCAGCGAGGTCACGGTCGTCCTCGACGGCCGCACGACGACGGCCGCGCTACCCCGCGAACGCAGCGTGCTCGACGGCGCGCAACGCACCCGCCCCGACCTGCCGTTCGCCTGCAAGGGCGGGGTCTGCGGCACCTGCCGCGCGCTGGTCACGGACGGCCGGGCCGAGATGCGGCGCAATTTCGCCCTGGAACCGGCGGAGGTGGAGGCGGGGTATGTGCTGACCTGCCAGTCCTACGCGGTCACGGACAGATTGACGGTGGACTTCGACACGTGA
- a CDS encoding APC family permease, whose translation MTVTPDATAADPAGKAATPAPSLRSGSLGTTDIAFFVVSAAAPLTVMAGVAPLAILMGGIGAPVGYLLAGLTLAVFAVGFTTMSRHVRSAGAFYAYITRGLGRPFGVGAALLALIGYNAMEIGVYGLLGTATRDTARALFGTDIPWLPVSLVGLLLIGWAGYRSIDFGAKLLGVLLVAETGILVLLAGGVLVEGGADGLSLASFAPGNVMVPGMVAVLAFAFAAFTGFESTVIYRREARDPARTVPRATYLAIGFLGLFYAFIVWTVIQAFGDARVIATAGANPVDLFFTAITTYVGSWAADLMRILIVTSVLASLLAFHNAINRYGLALAEEGILPKALARVHPRHRSPYVAGIAQTVLGAIVVLAFATAGADPYMQLLLWVNTPGMLALMLLQLLAALAVPFYFRRVTHSEGALRTVVAPIAAAALLTGAIALVVTHLDQFTGASTTVNTVLAVLVPAVLIVGLVLAGWLRRARPGVYAHFAAEPPADAGD comes from the coding sequence ATGACCGTCACCCCCGACGCCACCGCCGCCGACCCGGCGGGGAAAGCGGCCACCCCGGCCCCGTCCCTGCGCTCCGGCTCGCTCGGCACCACCGACATCGCCTTCTTCGTCGTCTCCGCCGCCGCCCCGCTCACCGTGATGGCCGGCGTCGCCCCGCTCGCCATCCTGATGGGCGGCATCGGCGCCCCCGTCGGCTATCTCCTCGCCGGACTCACACTCGCCGTCTTCGCCGTCGGCTTCACCACCATGAGCCGCCACGTCCGCAGCGCCGGCGCCTTCTACGCGTACATCACCCGGGGTCTCGGCCGCCCCTTCGGTGTCGGCGCCGCCCTGCTCGCGCTGATCGGCTACAACGCCATGGAGATCGGCGTCTACGGCCTGCTCGGCACCGCCACCCGGGACACCGCCCGCGCCCTGTTCGGCACCGACATCCCCTGGCTGCCCGTCTCCCTCGTGGGCCTGCTGCTCATCGGCTGGGCGGGCTACCGCTCCATCGACTTCGGCGCCAAGCTCCTGGGTGTCCTGTTGGTCGCCGAGACCGGCATCCTCGTCCTGCTCGCCGGGGGAGTCCTGGTCGAGGGCGGCGCAGACGGCCTCTCCCTCGCCTCCTTCGCCCCCGGCAACGTCATGGTCCCCGGCATGGTCGCCGTCCTGGCCTTCGCGTTCGCCGCGTTCACCGGCTTCGAGTCGACCGTCATCTACCGCCGCGAGGCCCGCGACCCGGCACGCACGGTGCCACGCGCCACCTACCTCGCCATCGGGTTCCTCGGCCTGTTCTACGCGTTCATCGTGTGGACCGTCATCCAGGCCTTCGGTGACGCCCGGGTCATCGCGACGGCCGGCGCCAACCCCGTCGACCTGTTCTTCACCGCCATCACCACCTACGTCGGCTCCTGGGCGGCCGACCTGATGCGGATCCTCATCGTCACCAGCGTCCTCGCCTCCCTCCTCGCCTTCCACAACGCCATCAACCGCTACGGCCTCGCCCTCGCCGAGGAGGGGATCCTGCCCAAGGCCCTGGCCCGCGTCCACCCGCGCCATCGTTCCCCGTACGTCGCGGGCATCGCCCAGACCGTCCTCGGCGCGATCGTCGTCCTCGCCTTCGCCACGGCCGGCGCCGACCCGTACATGCAGCTCCTGCTGTGGGTGAACACCCCCGGAATGCTCGCCCTGATGCTGCTGCAACTGCTCGCCGCCCTCGCCGTGCCCTTCTACTTCCGGCGCGTCACCCACTCCGAGGGTGCCCTGCGCACGGTCGTCGCCCCCATCGCGGCGGCGGCCCTGTTGACCGGCGCCATCGCCCTGGTCGTCACCCACCTCGACCAGTTCACCGGCGCCTCCACCACCGTCAACACCGTCCTCGCTGTCCTCGTCCCGGCCGTCCTGATCGTCGGTCTGGTCCTGGCCGGGTGGCTGCGCCGCGCCAGGCCGGGGGTCTACGCGCACTTCGCCGCCGAACCGCCTGCCGACGCCGGCGACTGA